From the genome of Segatella hominis, one region includes:
- a CDS encoding DMT family transporter → MEKKETNTLSIFQRPVWVSLFALTAAISWGWAYPLIKMGMEEYQITADMTGSKMLFAGIRFFISGIIILAIARSSHREFGFKKKAVQENVWFLLLYALLNTTLHYAFFYFGLSHNAGARSAILNSMSVFTVVIFACIFFKSDRMTWRKALGCIIGFLGILALNLGGKESGSFTFLGDGMIILNALCGASASLLTRGLSKRVDVFVGTGYSLSIGGALLVIPALLMGGYLPVISLWGITILLLLIAISTISFALYNKLLSCNPVGKVAIYNSLIPVVGAITSCLCLGETFYWKYLIAGALATAGIYIINKGKK, encoded by the coding sequence ATGGAAAAGAAAGAAACAAATACACTCAGTATATTTCAGCGCCCGGTATGGGTAAGCCTGTTCGCCCTTACGGCTGCGATCTCGTGGGGATGGGCTTACCCATTGATCAAAATGGGAATGGAAGAATATCAGATTACAGCAGACATGACCGGAAGCAAGATGCTTTTCGCTGGCATCCGCTTCTTCATCTCCGGCATCATCATCCTTGCCATCGCCAGAAGCTCGCATCGCGAATTCGGATTCAAGAAGAAAGCAGTTCAAGAGAATGTCTGGTTCCTTCTCCTCTATGCACTCCTCAACACCACCCTTCATTATGCCTTCTTCTATTTCGGACTCTCTCATAATGCAGGAGCACGTTCGGCGATACTCAATTCGATGAGCGTCTTCACGGTGGTTATCTTTGCCTGCATCTTCTTCAAGAGCGACAGGATGACGTGGCGAAAGGCATTGGGCTGCATCATCGGCTTCCTGGGCATCCTTGCCTTGAACCTTGGCGGAAAGGAAAGCGGAAGTTTCACATTCCTGGGCGATGGTATGATTATCCTCAATGCCCTGTGTGGAGCCAGTGCTTCCCTGCTGACCCGAGGATTGAGCAAGAGAGTGGATGTTTTCGTAGGAACCGGTTATTCGCTGAGCATCGGTGGAGCCTTGCTGGTGATTCCCGCATTGTTAATGGGTGGCTATCTGCCAGTCATCAGCCTCTGGGGCATCACCATCCTTCTGCTGCTCATTGCCATCTCAACCATCAGTTTCGCTCTCTACAACAAATTATTGAGCTGCAATCCCGTAGGAAAGGTAGCGATATACAATTCGCTCATCCCCGTAGTAGGAGCCATCACCTCCTGCCTCTGTCTTGGCGAAACCTTTTACTGGAAGTATCTGATAGCAGGCGCATTGGCTACTGCCGGAATTTATATCATCAATAAAGGGAAGAAATAA
- a CDS encoding bifunctional hydroxymethylpyrimidine kinase/phosphomethylpyrimidine kinase — protein MKAKSNILIISDMCGYGKVSAAVQMPILSYMGLDVFNLPTMLISNTFPYGKYAILECTSYIEEALQKWNELGIHFDAITTGFMASERQAKLVARYCREQAALGTDIYVDPVMGDYGKLYGGASESTVRCMKEMLSVSHLCFPNYTEACLLTDSEYKEEGISEKEAYELIDKLRVIGSHSVLITSCIVEGQHAVVGFNHLTEEYFLLPYEEIPVQFPGTGDIFSSIIVGRLKDGDHLRHATRIAMDTLRNWIDINKDDKDKNRGIPIERHLGDL, from the coding sequence ATGAAAGCAAAAAGTAATATCCTTATTATCAGCGACATGTGTGGTTACGGTAAGGTATCAGCCGCCGTTCAGATGCCCATCCTCTCTTATATGGGACTCGACGTGTTCAATCTGCCCACCATGCTCATCAGCAATACCTTCCCATACGGCAAGTACGCCATTCTGGAATGCACTTCGTATATCGAGGAAGCCTTGCAGAAGTGGAACGAACTGGGCATTCACTTCGATGCCATCACCACGGGTTTCATGGCTTCGGAGCGTCAGGCGAAGTTAGTGGCACGTTATTGCAGAGAACAGGCAGCACTGGGCACCGACATCTATGTGGATCCAGTGATGGGCGATTACGGCAAGCTCTATGGTGGAGCCAGTGAGAGTACCGTGAGATGCATGAAGGAGATGCTGAGCGTATCGCATCTCTGTTTTCCCAACTATACCGAGGCTTGCCTGCTGACGGATTCGGAATACAAGGAAGAGGGAATCTCGGAGAAGGAAGCCTATGAACTGATAGATAAACTGAGAGTCATCGGTTCCCACTCTGTGCTCATCACCTCGTGCATCGTAGAGGGTCAGCATGCCGTAGTAGGTTTCAATCATCTTACAGAAGAGTATTTCCTCCTACCCTACGAAGAAATCCCAGTTCAGTTCCCAGGCACCGGCGACATCTTCTCCAGCATCATCGTGGGCAGACTGAAGGATGGCGATCATCTTCGCCATGCCACCCGCATCGCCATGGATACCCTGCGCAACTGGATAGACATCAATAAGGATGACAAGGACAAGAACCGCGGTATTCCGATAGAAAGACATCTGGGGGACTTGTAG
- a CDS encoding radical SAM protein yields MSTIIYPSPIFGPVNSRRLGVSLGINLMPSDGKVCSFDCVYCECGFNADFRPKKKRPTREEVREGLEKVLKERHNNNQPLDDITFAGNGEPTGHPDFKGIVEDTMELCKKYFPGVQVSVLSNATYIYKEEVREALMLVDNNILKLDTVDMDYIKKLDRPQQPNYDVKDVIKYLKMFKGHVIIQTMFLRGDGLDNTSEHFVAPWLEAVKDIQPQQVMVYTIARETPDKLLEKAPKEVLDAIKERVEALGIKCTASY; encoded by the coding sequence ATGTCAACGATTATTTATCCATCACCGATATTCGGACCCGTGAATTCCCGCCGTCTGGGAGTTTCATTGGGCATCAACCTCATGCCATCTGATGGCAAGGTCTGTTCATTCGACTGCGTTTATTGCGAATGCGGATTCAACGCCGACTTCCGTCCTAAGAAGAAGCGCCCTACCCGCGAGGAGGTAAGAGAAGGATTGGAGAAGGTTCTGAAAGAGCGCCACAACAACAACCAGCCTTTGGACGACATCACCTTCGCAGGAAACGGTGAACCAACGGGGCATCCAGACTTCAAGGGAATCGTGGAAGATACGATGGAACTCTGCAAGAAGTATTTCCCAGGAGTACAGGTTTCCGTACTCAGCAACGCCACCTATATATATAAGGAGGAAGTGAGAGAGGCGCTGATGCTCGTGGATAACAACATCCTGAAACTGGATACCGTGGATATGGATTACATCAAGAAGCTGGACCGCCCTCAGCAGCCTAACTACGACGTGAAGGATGTAATCAAATATCTGAAGATGTTCAAGGGGCACGTCATCATCCAGACCATGTTCCTGAGAGGTGACGGTTTGGACAATACCAGCGAGCATTTCGTAGCTCCTTGGCTGGAGGCAGTGAAAGACATCCAGCCTCAGCAGGTAATGGTTTATACCATCGCCCGCGAAACACCAGACAAATTGCTGGAAAAGGCACCAAAGGAAGTACTCGATGCCATCAAGGAACGAGTAGAAGCATTGGGCATCAAGTGTACAGCCTCTTATTAA
- a CDS encoding DUF86 domain-containing protein, protein MRERSRDKNRLEHMLQAIERICRYTKGKNFEDFIADDMMYYAVVKNIEILGEASNMLTEEFRQAHPKTPWKQVECIWPDCTSSRNADGITVLSPFFCSYTTIQLNQAKN, encoded by the coding sequence ATGAGAGAACGAAGTAGAGATAAAAACCGCCTAGAGCACATGCTCCAGGCGATAGAAAGAATCTGCCGATATACAAAAGGTAAAAACTTTGAGGATTTTATCGCAGACGACATGATGTATTACGCAGTAGTCAAGAACATAGAAATTCTTGGAGAAGCTTCGAATATGCTTACCGAAGAATTTCGACAAGCACATCCTAAGACTCCTTGGAAACAAGTGGAATGCATCTGGCCAGATTGTACATCTTCGCGTAATGCTGACGGAATAACTGTTCTATCTCCTTTTTTCTGTTCATATACTACTATACAGTTGAACCAAGCGAAAAACTAA
- a CDS encoding nucleotidyltransferase family protein, whose amino-acid sequence MGKRAIIEALRHYFSTQPVLKAWLFGSFSRGEETKDSDVDIMVSLDKSKPIGLKFFGMWNDLEELLGRKVDLVSEGTLLPFAQESVERDKILVYERTK is encoded by the coding sequence ATGGGTAAACGAGCCATTATAGAAGCTTTACGCCATTATTTCAGCACCCAACCCGTACTGAAAGCTTGGCTGTTCGGTTCTTTCTCCAGAGGGGAAGAAACGAAGGATAGCGATGTCGATATTATGGTTTCTTTGGACAAGAGCAAACCTATTGGTTTAAAATTCTTTGGCATGTGGAATGATTTGGAAGAACTCTTAGGTAGAAAAGTTGATTTGGTATCAGAAGGAACCTTACTCCCTTTTGCACAGGAATCAGTAGAACGTGATAAAATCTTAGTATATGAGAGAACGAAGTAG
- a CDS encoding sigma factor has product MTEENEQRMERLFHDHYEQMYRFAFALLHDNEEARDVVSDGRLPWIASTMT; this is encoded by the coding sequence ATGACAGAAGAAAATGAACAGCGGATGGAACGGCTGTTCCACGACCATTACGAGCAGATGTATCGCTTCGCCTTTGCCTTGCTCCATGATAATGAGGAGGCGAGGGATGTGGTGAGTGATGGCAGGCTGCCGTGGATTGCATCGACCATGACCTGA
- a CDS encoding TonB-dependent receptor domain-containing protein — translation MLDFKVKRFVGIIFHLILAQICLAQTGIANQNFGKDTLQLREVVVRATRPLAKLNSEGFVTEVKGTVLEKLGFAKDVMGMLPGVLNNNGSIEVFGKGKPVFYINGHIVRNNIEVEQLKANQIDKITVITNPSSRYASTVGSIIKITTIKKVGDGFSFDNIATFGYRNYLYGKDNLDLNYRADKFDVFGTFGFEKGKDTNSSKNVQNSWLSSHHQQNTTMKSTQHSNLIDGKWGFDFSSFPKLSFGAFYQVSYAPTKTNSSIMSSLYSDDVIESETSAYKDIKLRDLEHLLDGYCHGVWGKWNLEMTFDLMWKKTRENQNVIEQTGINQDFGIKDVGHARLMATELYASHPFLKGNFSFGVDFTNSSREENSESENSIMAGENNKIQELNMAYYVETMQHLGNVTFRIGGRYEHVNSEYFIGGRKNHEQSHVYDKFFPTASLSLPIGKTMVQLSYSKQCYRPLYSQLSNTVHYVNKYLYQSGNPYLQPSYSDNITLNLRYRWLALTANYKKVQNQIITSYTYYDDSKTIALLKKKNSRNSLSNLQIMASFMPGFLWKCYYPVLACGVVSQFYKIDYRGNIKHVDNPLVVVKFNNIFKFHNNYMATVNYSWRSEGNSENIKMGSIGQINLSLAKDLSEKWNVKLSANDIFNTARKNTFTIFSGMNDVYIEKAASVRAVECIVRYKFNTVKTKYKGKGAGKKEMDRL, via the coding sequence ATGTTAGATTTTAAGGTAAAAAGATTTGTTGGTATTATATTTCATTTGATTTTAGCTCAAATCTGTTTGGCACAGACTGGTATCGCTAACCAAAATTTTGGAAAGGATACTCTGCAATTAAGGGAGGTTGTTGTAAGAGCAACCCGCCCTTTGGCAAAGTTGAACAGCGAAGGCTTTGTGACAGAAGTCAAAGGTACCGTTTTGGAAAAACTTGGTTTTGCAAAAGACGTTATGGGTATGTTGCCTGGTGTACTGAATAATAATGGTTCCATTGAAGTTTTTGGCAAGGGAAAACCAGTCTTCTATATCAATGGACATATTGTCCGCAATAATATAGAAGTTGAGCAATTGAAGGCTAACCAAATAGATAAGATAACAGTTATAACGAATCCAAGTTCACGTTATGCATCAACCGTAGGTTCCATCATAAAGATAACAACCATTAAAAAGGTTGGGGATGGTTTCTCCTTTGATAACATCGCGACTTTTGGTTATCGTAATTATCTGTATGGCAAAGACAATTTGGACTTGAACTATAGGGCAGACAAGTTTGATGTTTTTGGAACGTTTGGATTTGAGAAAGGCAAGGATACGAACTCTAGCAAAAATGTTCAGAATTCATGGCTCTCGTCACATCATCAGCAGAATACGACGATGAAATCGACACAGCACTCAAACTTGATTGATGGTAAATGGGGATTTGATTTTTCCTCATTTCCAAAACTCTCATTTGGCGCATTTTATCAAGTATCTTATGCTCCAACAAAGACCAATTCTAGCATTATGTCATCATTATATTCTGATGATGTAATTGAAAGTGAGACTTCTGCATACAAGGATATCAAATTAAGAGATTTGGAACATTTGTTAGATGGATATTGCCATGGGGTTTGGGGAAAATGGAATTTGGAAATGACTTTTGATTTAATGTGGAAAAAAACACGTGAAAATCAAAATGTTATAGAGCAAACCGGCATCAATCAGGATTTCGGAATAAAAGATGTTGGGCATGCTAGGTTAATGGCAACGGAATTATATGCGTCACACCCATTTCTTAAAGGAAATTTTAGCTTTGGAGTAGATTTCACCAATAGTAGCCGTGAGGAAAATTCAGAAAGTGAAAATAGCATTATGGCAGGCGAGAACAATAAAATACAGGAGCTGAATATGGCATATTACGTTGAAACTATGCAGCATCTAGGCAATGTAACATTCCGTATCGGTGGCAGGTATGAGCATGTGAACAGTGAATATTTTATAGGTGGCAGAAAAAATCACGAACAGTCACATGTTTATGATAAGTTTTTCCCGACAGCTTCATTGTCTCTGCCCATTGGAAAAACTATGGTGCAGCTGAGCTATTCTAAGCAATGCTATCGTCCATTGTACTCTCAGTTGAGCAACACGGTTCACTATGTTAACAAATATCTCTATCAAAGTGGAAATCCGTATTTGCAACCATCCTATAGCGACAATATCACTTTGAATTTGAGGTATCGCTGGCTGGCATTAACTGCTAATTATAAAAAGGTGCAAAACCAAATAATAACATCATATACATATTATGATGATTCGAAGACTATTGCTTTGCTCAAAAAGAAAAATTCTAGAAACAGTCTGTCTAACTTACAGATAATGGCTTCTTTTATGCCCGGATTCCTTTGGAAATGCTATTATCCCGTATTGGCATGTGGTGTTGTCTCGCAATTTTACAAGATTGATTACAGAGGGAATATAAAGCACGTGGACAATCCTTTGGTTGTAGTTAAGTTCAATAATATTTTCAAATTCCATAACAACTATATGGCGACAGTAAATTACAGTTGGCGTAGTGAGGGAAATAGTGAGAATATTAAGATGGGGAGTATTGGACAGATAAATCTTTCTTTGGCTAAGGACTTATCTGAAAAATGGAATGTCAAGTTGTCTGCAAATGACATCTTTAATACTGCCCGCAAAAATACTTTTACCATTTTCAGCGGAATGAATGATGTCTATATTGAAAAGGCTGCGTCTGTAAGGGCAGTGGAATGTATCGTAAGATATAAGTTTAATACAGTTAAAACAAAATATAAAGGTAAAGGGGCAGGGAAAAAGGAAATGGATAGATTGTAA
- a CDS encoding alpha/beta hydrolase, whose translation MAIRMKMKQEKMRKIGIASALGLVVLVILGLYGASNNMLNYSLNYPKEERMTAEHWKNRMKNECPWMVGWMDSVYQYHCVKDTFVTMPSGYKAHAIYLYAPKTTEKTAVVVHGYQVRSEGMLHIAYLYNHDMGYNVLLPDLYGHGESEGDHIQMGWKDRWDVIRWSEIANEIFKVKGEERRVKNTRQVIHGISMGAATTMAVSGEKTPDYVKCFVEDCGYTSVWDEFAAQLKDQFGLPAFPLMNTTSALCQHRYGWSFAEAQQIEQVRKSTKPMLFIHGDKDAFVPYAMLHPLYEAKTKGRKAIFIAKGSVHAMAYRDHHEEYTRIVKDFVSKEK comes from the coding sequence ATGGCAATAAGAATGAAGATGAAACAGGAAAAGATGAGAAAGATAGGCATCGCTTCGGCTTTGGGCTTGGTGGTGCTCGTGATATTGGGACTGTATGGCGCCAGCAACAATATGCTCAATTATTCGCTCAACTATCCGAAGGAGGAGAGAATGACGGCTGAGCATTGGAAGAACAGAATGAAGAACGAGTGCCCCTGGATGGTTGGCTGGATGGACTCCGTGTATCAGTATCATTGTGTGAAGGATACCTTTGTCACGATGCCATCGGGCTACAAGGCCCATGCCATCTATCTCTATGCACCGAAGACTACGGAAAAGACTGCCGTGGTGGTGCATGGCTATCAGGTGCGCTCCGAGGGAATGCTGCACATCGCCTATCTCTATAATCACGATATGGGGTATAATGTGCTCCTGCCAGATCTGTATGGACATGGAGAGAGCGAGGGCGACCATATCCAGATGGGATGGAAGGATAGATGGGATGTCATCAGATGGTCGGAAATCGCCAATGAGATTTTTAAAGTGAAGGGTGAAGAACGAAGAGTGAAGAATACCCGTCAGGTGATTCACGGTATTTCGATGGGTGCGGCAACCACGATGGCAGTATCGGGGGAGAAGACTCCCGATTACGTGAAGTGCTTTGTGGAGGATTGCGGCTATACCAGCGTGTGGGATGAGTTTGCTGCTCAGCTCAAAGACCAGTTTGGCTTGCCAGCCTTCCCGCTGATGAATACCACTTCCGCCCTTTGCCAGCATCGCTACGGCTGGTCGTTTGCCGAGGCTCAGCAGATAGAGCAGGTTCGCAAGAGCACCAAACCGATGCTCTTTATCCATGGCGATAAGGATGCCTTCGTGCCCTACGCCATGCTTCATCCGCTTTATGAGGCAAAGACGAAAGGCCGTAAAGCCATCTTCATCGCCAAAGGTTCCGTTCATGCTATGGCATATCGCGACCATCACGAGGAATACACCCGCATCGTGAAAGACTTTGTATCGAAAGAGAAATAG
- a CDS encoding FKBP-type peptidyl-prolyl cis-trans isomerase produces MAKKEYVEANKRWLEEKAQEEGVKALPRGIYYKVLKQGDPNGAQPGKRSIVTAHYTGWTINGKKFDSSRGGTPFAMRLSDLIDGWIVAMQQMHVGDQWELYIPAEMGYGKFSQPGIPGGSTLIFEVELLGVG; encoded by the coding sequence ATGGCAAAAAAAGAATATGTAGAGGCCAACAAGCGTTGGCTGGAAGAAAAGGCTCAAGAGGAAGGTGTGAAAGCACTCCCTCGTGGTATATATTATAAGGTGTTGAAACAGGGAGATCCAAATGGGGCACAACCAGGCAAGCGCAGTATTGTGACTGCTCATTATACGGGTTGGACCATCAATGGCAAGAAGTTTGATTCCAGCCGTGGCGGAACTCCGTTTGCAATGCGATTGAGCGATCTGATAGATGGTTGGATTGTGGCGATGCAACAGATGCACGTAGGCGACCAGTGGGAACTTTATATTCCTGCCGAAATGGGATATGGAAAGTTCTCTCAGCCAGGAATACCAGGAGGTTCTACTCTTATCTTTGAAGTTGAGTTGTTGGGAGTGGGATAA
- the mscL gene encoding large-conductance mechanosensitive channel protein MscL, with the protein MSKFLNEFKEFAMRGNVLDMAVGVIIGGAFGKIVSSVVDDVIMPPIGWLIGGVNFADLKLTLPTVQVAGEEFKTATINYGSFLQTCFDFLIVAFCIFMLIKVVNKLAKKKEEPKEPEAPKAPEPSAEEKLLMEIRDLLKSQQK; encoded by the coding sequence ATGAGTAAATTTTTGAATGAATTCAAGGAATTCGCCATGCGTGGCAATGTGCTTGACATGGCTGTCGGTGTGATCATCGGTGGTGCTTTCGGCAAAATCGTAAGTTCTGTTGTGGATGATGTCATCATGCCTCCTATCGGATGGTTGATTGGTGGCGTCAACTTCGCTGACCTCAAGTTGACCTTGCCTACCGTACAGGTTGCCGGTGAGGAATTCAAGACTGCGACCATCAACTATGGTAGTTTCCTCCAGACCTGTTTCGACTTCCTCATCGTGGCTTTCTGTATCTTCATGCTCATCAAGGTGGTCAACAAGTTAGCTAAGAAGAAGGAAGAACCTAAGGAGCCTGAGGCACCAAAAGCACCAGAGCCAAGTGCTGAGGAGAAACTTCTGATGGAGATTCGCGACTTACTGAAATCACAGCAGAAATAA
- the gap gene encoding type I glyceraldehyde-3-phosphate dehydrogenase, with product MTKVAINGFGRIGRLAFRQMFEADGYEVVAINDLTSPKMLAHLLKYDTAQGGFAGKYGEGKHTVEATDNSIIVDGKEITIYAKPNAAELPWGELGVDVVLECTGFYTSKEKASAHLTAGAKKVVISAPAGNDLPTIVYNTNHKTLTPADTVISAASCTTNCLAPMADTLNKYAAIQSGIMSTIHAYTGDQMILDGPQRKGDLRRSRAGAQNIVPNSTGAAKAIGLVIPELNGKLIGSAQRVPTPTGSTTILVAVVKGKDVTVEGINAAMKAASNESFGYNEDPIVSSDIIGMRFGSLFDATQTMVSKIDDDTYQVQVVSWYDNENSYTSQMVRTIKYLAELK from the coding sequence ATGACAAAAGTTGCTATTAACGGCTTCGGCCGTATCGGTCGTCTGGCTTTCCGTCAGATGTTTGAGGCAGATGGTTATGAGGTAGTTGCAATCAATGACCTTACATCTCCAAAAATGTTGGCTCACCTTCTTAAGTATGATACAGCACAGGGTGGCTTCGCTGGTAAGTATGGCGAGGGCAAGCACACTGTAGAGGCAACAGACAACTCTATCATCGTTGATGGTAAGGAGATCACTATCTACGCTAAGCCTAACGCAGCTGAGCTTCCTTGGGGTGAGCTTGGTGTTGACGTAGTACTTGAGTGCACAGGTTTCTATACATCTAAGGAGAAGGCTTCTGCTCACCTTACAGCAGGTGCTAAGAAGGTAGTTATCTCTGCTCCAGCAGGTAACGATCTCCCTACTATCGTTTACAACACAAACCACAAGACTTTGACTCCAGCTGATACAGTTATCTCTGCAGCTTCTTGTACAACAAACTGCTTGGCTCCAATGGCTGACACTTTGAACAAGTACGCAGCTATCCAGTCAGGTATCATGTCAACAATCCACGCTTACACAGGTGACCAGATGATTCTCGACGGTCCTCAGCGTAAGGGCGACCTCCGTCGTTCTCGTGCAGGTGCTCAGAACATCGTTCCTAACTCAACAGGTGCTGCTAAGGCTATCGGTCTTGTAATCCCTGAGTTGAACGGTAAGTTGATCGGTTCTGCACAGCGTGTTCCTACTCCAACAGGTTCTACAACTATCCTCGTAGCTGTTGTTAAGGGTAAGGACGTTACAGTTGAGGGTATCAACGCTGCAATGAAGGCTGCTTCTAACGAAAGCTTCGGTTACAACGAGGATCCTATCGTTTCTTCTGATATCATCGGTATGCGTTTCGGTTCTCTCTTCGATGCTACTCAGACAATGGTTAGCAAGATCGATGACGACACATATCAGGTACAGGTAGTTTCTTGGTACGACAATGAGAACTCTTATACTTCTCAGATGGTTCGTACTATCAAGTACCTCGCTGAGTTGAAGTAA
- the miaA gene encoding tRNA (adenosine(37)-N6)-dimethylallyltransferase MiaA, giving the protein MKHSMITILGPTASGKTSLAAALASHINGMDSSMWGGDTHGAEIISADSRQVYRGMDIGTGKDLEDYTVGGKLIPYHLIDICDAGTKYNLFQYQQDFYDAYQDITHRGVLPILCGGTGLYIESVLKGYHLSPVPQNPALRSSLEGKTLEELTDMLVDLKAKNGSNMHNRTDVDTAQRAIRAIEIETYNLEHPMPERELPAVDSLVIGVSIDRDARRDKITRRLKQRLENGMVEEIKGLLDRGIPAENLLYYGLEYKFVTEYVIGKTSYEEMLRGLEIAIHQFAKRQMTWFRGMERRGGTIHWIDALQPMEQKVEQVLELMKSNQ; this is encoded by the coding sequence ATGAAACATTCTATGATTACCATATTGGGTCCTACTGCCAGTGGAAAGACTAGTCTTGCCGCTGCACTTGCCTCGCATATCAATGGCATGGATTCTTCCATGTGGGGTGGCGATACGCATGGGGCTGAGATTATCAGTGCCGATAGTCGCCAGGTCTATCGGGGCATGGATATTGGTACGGGAAAAGATCTTGAGGATTATACGGTAGGGGGTAAACTGATTCCTTATCATCTGATAGACATCTGTGATGCCGGTACCAAGTATAATCTCTTCCAATATCAGCAGGACTTCTATGATGCCTATCAGGACATTACTCATCGTGGCGTACTTCCGATACTCTGTGGAGGTACCGGACTCTATATCGAGTCTGTCTTGAAAGGTTATCATCTTTCACCAGTTCCTCAAAATCCTGCTCTTCGTAGTTCTCTCGAAGGTAAAACGCTGGAAGAACTGACAGATATGTTGGTGGATTTGAAGGCGAAGAATGGTTCTAATATGCACAATCGCACAGATGTAGATACTGCGCAGCGCGCCATCCGTGCGATTGAGATTGAAACTTACAATCTCGAACATCCAATGCCAGAGCGGGAATTGCCTGCGGTTGATTCTTTGGTGATAGGAGTAAGTATCGACCGTGATGCCCGCCGTGATAAAATCACCCGCCGTCTGAAACAGCGTCTGGAGAATGGGATGGTAGAGGAAATCAAGGGACTCCTCGATCGTGGTATTCCTGCAGAAAACCTGTTGTACTATGGGTTGGAATACAAGTTTGTCACAGAATATGTGATAGGGAAAACTTCTTATGAGGAGATGCTGAGAGGATTGGAAATCGCCATTCATCAGTTTGCCAAAAGGCAGATGACCTGGTTCCGTGGTATGGAGCGCAGGGGGGGTACCATTCATTGGATAGATGCACTTCAACCGATGGAGCAGAAGGTAGAGCAGGTTCTTGAACTGATGAAATCTAATCAGTAG
- a CDS encoding diacylglycerol/lipid kinase family protein has translation MAVNENKWGLLYCPRGGWRSSARWTKIEKVLRQLHVDYDFVQSENQKSVERLVKMFINNGYKTIVIVGGDSALNDAVNCLMQVDASVRNQIALGIIPNGLMNDFAHFWGFDDSDYEQTIKWLQQRRVRKIDLGCIRYQNKKGENCHRYFLNCVNVGLIAAIMNLRRKTHHVFGSRTLSFLFSFVLMIFQRLDYKMHIRINSDVIKRRVMTMCVGNASGYGQTPNAVPYNGLLDVSVVHHPGMTQLFEGFYLFVKGKFLNHKSVHPYRTREVVVEDSSHAMIGVDGRLMKTPVGPYRITVEQEVINFLIPQ, from the coding sequence GTGGCTGTAAATGAAAATAAATGGGGATTGCTCTATTGTCCTCGAGGAGGATGGAGGAGCAGTGCGCGCTGGACTAAGATAGAGAAAGTTTTGCGCCAACTTCATGTGGACTATGATTTCGTGCAAAGCGAGAATCAGAAAAGTGTAGAGCGTCTGGTTAAGATGTTTATCAATAATGGCTATAAGACAATCGTTATTGTGGGTGGAGATTCTGCATTGAATGATGCAGTAAACTGTCTGATGCAGGTAGATGCTTCCGTAAGAAACCAGATTGCGCTGGGTATTATTCCTAATGGACTGATGAATGACTTTGCTCATTTCTGGGGATTTGATGATAGTGATTATGAACAGACTATCAAATGGCTCCAGCAGCGTCGTGTGCGTAAGATAGATTTAGGTTGTATCCGTTATCAGAACAAGAAGGGGGAAAACTGTCACCGCTATTTTCTCAATTGCGTGAATGTCGGTCTGATAGCTGCTATCATGAACTTGCGTCGCAAGACCCATCATGTATTCGGTTCCCGCACCCTGTCGTTCCTCTTCTCATTCGTGCTGATGATTTTCCAGCGATTAGACTATAAGATGCATATCCGCATCAATTCAGATGTCATTAAGCGTAGGGTGATGACCATGTGTGTAGGAAATGCATCGGGATATGGACAGACTCCTAATGCGGTGCCTTACAATGGTCTTCTGGATGTCTCTGTAGTTCATCATCCTGGTATGACCCAGCTCTTTGAAGGCTTTTATCTTTTCGTCAAAGGTAAATTCCTCAATCATAAAAGTGTGCATCCCTATCGCACGAGAGAGGTGGTGGTAGAGGATTCTTCTCATGCGATGATTGGTGTAGATGGTCGATTGATGAAGACGCCTGTTGGGCCTTACCGCATTACGGTGGAGCAGGAAGTAATCAACTTCCTGATACCGCAGTAG